The window CCGAGGATTTTGCTGCCTGCGCGGCCACAGATGCTTCGCAGAATGTGCAACCTAGTGATAGACTAGAAGGATCACATTCTCAACCAGCAGATGATGCAAACGATTCAGCAACACAGTCTCCGCCTACGCAGATGATGGAGCGGCCAGGCGACCCTGCCTCCTCACCGTATAGGATTCCAGATTATGTGTTTGCTAGGAACAAATCAACAGCCCCATTGGAATGGAGCACTGAATCCAATGAGTCCTTGTTCAGCATTCAGATGGGAAATACGAGTTTTACCAAAGACCAGTTTAACTGGTTGTGTAAATCTGGTGAATTGGGTTTACCTGAGGTAAATTACTTGCCTGGTAGTCCATGCAACATTGACTTCACAAGCAACCAGCCTCCGGCTAAGCAAACGGCGCAATCAGCGGAGAATGCTTCCAATAAGTTAAGCACGGTGGTGGAGGAGCCGAGTCTGAGGGTAACAGAAGAGAAAGCTGCGGAAACCATGAGAGAAGTTCTAAGGGAAAATGCAGTGAATCATGAAAGAGAGAAGTCAACCACTGCCCGCGAGGGTGGCAAGTATCACTCGGCTCGCCTCTCTCATGCTTCGGATGGAAGTACAAGATCTTTTGCATTCCCAATGTAAGTTGCTGGCTTCCCATCTTAGCAAAATTTAAGGTTAAAACATGTTTTTGATCAATGTAGTGTTCACAAAAGTTACACTTGCCACTGCAGTTTCAGTTGCGTCGAATCAGGTCCTTGTAGTTTGCAAACTGTGACGTTTGTCAACTTACGTTGATTTCTTGTGTCGCGTATGTGACGGATTGGGACAAGAAATTAACGAAAGTTGATGAGCGTCCTCGTGTTGGAACAAGTTGCAAACTACATGGACCAAACGACGCAGTCCACAATACCGGGACAATGTAGAACGTTGTCAAAGCTACAAGGACTGAAATCGTGTTTCAGACAATGGCGGAAATAGCCTTAAGTGCGCCGTTCGAACAATCTCACCAGAACAAAACCCTACTTGCAACTACGTACTTTTGCACGTTTGCATGTTTGAGCAAACATCTGAACCTTGTTTTTGTTCCATGAAGATTGTTAGGGGACATAAATGTTTCGCTACGGGGAGAAGGAACGAGACACAAGCACCAATCGGGGTCAAAGCGAACGTCGCAGCGAGAATCGCAGCCGCAAATGCCGGAAGAAACACCGAATGCGTCGTCTCCGCCCTCAAAACCAACCCCAATTGTACCCAAGTGCGGCTGGGGGCTGTCTTGCTTCTCTTGTTGCCCATCATGCTGTACTTAGAAAAAGTTCTGAACATTTTCTCTCCTTGGAGTTGTATGTGAGgttaatatgttttttttttcttttcataatttatattagattaattaaattaattatttagctATTTCCAATAGGGAATGTAAATATTTGATCCATGGTAATGCAAGGCGTCGCCATTTTCCATTTTGTTGTGTTCTTTTATTGTAATTATTAGGAGGAACGGAACGGAGTTGGGgagttcgaaactattacaacAATTTAGGAGATAAGGATTTTTGAACTCGTGACGCAAGGATAAAAACTCAACACTCTACTTACTAGCATATTGGAATTGGACCACATGTTCATAACAtcagtgtttaaaatattgatataGGACTAGTTGTTTTCGACGGAAATTTTGATTGAGTATATCAACTTATTTAGATTTAATCAAAATTAGAgcaaaatttctcaaaaaaaatcaaaagtttgaaatttgtGTACTGGAAAAATTTATGTAGTTAATTGGtcaatatcatcgatatttattgaattttttatttgtatttctcCTCATTTCCATATCGACCCttgattttttgaatattcCGAAAAAATTCAGGGGACCACTTTCATTAACTTTCATTGCCAGAAATTAAAGTGAAAAATTATGTCAATTTTAAagaccattttaactaaaacGTGAAACTCGAATAATGTTGTGGATCCAGTTGTTTACAAGGCCCGCAGTTTTATAGTCCAACTCCAATCCAAAGC is drawn from Malus domestica chromosome 14, GDT2T_hap1 and contains these coding sequences:
- the LOC103455427 gene encoding uncharacterized protein isoform X2, encoding MESADDRTRLSPVATTPCEVDTAAKGLGSGSGGLGLSDQLNELRTDPITALGEANISTVGESLSNSQVSDCNEAFELGANATSAEDFAACAATDASQNVQPSDRLEGSHSQPADDANDSATQSPPTQMMERPGDPASSPYRIPDYVFARNKSTAPLEWSTESNESLFSIQMGNTSFTKDQFNWLCKSGELGLPEVNYLPGSPCNIDFTSNQPPAKQTAQSAENASNKLSTVVEEPSLRVTEEKAAETMREVLRENAVNHEREKSTTAREGGKYHSARLSHASDGSTRSFAFPIFSCVESGPCSLQTVTFVNLR
- the LOC103455427 gene encoding uncharacterized protein isoform X1; this translates as MESADDRTRLSPVATTPCEVDTAAKGLGSGSGGLGLSDQLNELRTDPITALGEANISTVGESLSNSQVSDCNEAFELGANATSAEDFAACAATDASQNVQPSDRLEGSHSQPADDANDSATQSPPTQMMERPGDPASSPYRIPDYVFARNKSTAPLEWSTESNESLFSIQMGNTSFTKDQFNWLCKSGELGLPEVNYLPGSPCNIDFTSNQPPAKQTAQSAENASNKLSTVVEEPSLRVTEEKAAETMREVLRENAVNHEREKSTTAREGGKYHSARLSHASDGSTRSFAFPILLGDINVSLRGEGTRHKHQSGSKRTSQRESQPQMPEETPNASSPPSKPTPIVPKCGWGLSCFSCCPSCCT